The following coding sequences are from one Patescibacteria group bacterium window:
- the rpoC gene encoding DNA-directed RNA polymerase subunit beta', with translation MPEDTLTLKDFSAIRLRLASPDAIKRWSYGEVTKPETINYRTQKPEKSGLFAEEIFGPTKDWECYCGKYKRIRYKGIVCDKCGVEVTRALVRRERMGHIELAAPVSHIWFLRGVPSKIGLCLDLSVQDLEKVMYFAAFVITAVDEPLRVDTLAQIEAELETKRKMIESEAQRVAADIQAKKARDLEAAKANADKIAKAEAAATDALAANAARKAERQDALDNAATVAKKELQTLHPKQIISEQQYHDLSLKYGHVFEAGIGAEAIRLLLQQMRLEDVIKALQEEHATGSEAKQRKAIRRLKVLKSMLVNQLRPEWMILTSLPVIPPDLRPMVQLDGGRFAASDLNDLYRRVINRNNRLKRLLELNAPEVITRNEKRMLQEAVDALIDNGARHGKTVTAATGQKRQLKSIADMLKGKQGRFRQNLLGKRVDYSGRSVIVVGSHLHLHQCGLPKRMALELFKPFVIAQLIKREYVHNVRSANRFIESDRSEVWDILEEITKNSHVLLNRAPTLHRLGIQAFQPVLIEGKAIQLHPMVCTAFNADFDGDQMAVHVPLTEAAKKEAAELMLSTKNLLKPATGTPVVTPSQDIVLGCFYLTMLRPQEKPKNFMSPDEAYLAFGNGRIPLQEEIHVRMGAERIATTVGRLIFNGVMPEGWPYVNQHLDKKRLSIMVGEFIQKAGMERTVRVIDELKNLAFTHLTKSGISWGMDDLTIPKEKAEILKVADEKVLELTQHYEMGLLTDDERHNRIIEVWDQAKGQIQKACKATLDSFGPVFSMIESGARGSWGQTTQMMGMKGLVTNPAGDIIELPVRGSFKEGFDVLEYFISTHGARKGLSDTALRTANAGYLTRRLIDVAQDIVIAEDQCEDEDGMVLYKADSDVLGETVAQRALGRTSLQRVSDPETRKVIVQKNALITEDILPVLEKLDLAELRIRSVLTCKAKRGLCAACYGYDLGYNRLVAKGIAVGIIAAQSIGEPGTQLTMRTFHTGGVAGHDITQGLPRVEELFEARPVKKPAILAGIAGTLSIAEGEKGEKILRIHGRGQAADTYPLKRGFKAVVADGATVEAGATLAESKGKDPVVATDGGIVKLGGATVVNIHREKDTVEESVVLPGDTILVKDGDLVNPGQQLTEGSLDIHQLFRLQGERAVQDYLIKETQFIYSSQGQKLNAKHIEVIVRQMFSRVAVADAGSTELIAGEIIERNQFDAANVKATAKNKTLAKGEVLLYGITKASLSIDSFLSAASFQETARVLIDAAVSGKIDKLRGLKENVIIGKLIPAGTGFRPDDVR, from the coding sequence ATGCCCGAAGACACACTCACCCTCAAAGATTTTTCCGCCATTCGCCTGCGCTTAGCATCGCCCGATGCGATTAAGCGTTGGTCGTACGGCGAGGTGACCAAGCCAGAAACCATTAACTACCGCACGCAAAAGCCGGAGAAGTCCGGGCTGTTTGCGGAAGAAATTTTTGGCCCCACCAAGGACTGGGAATGCTACTGCGGCAAGTACAAGCGCATTCGATACAAAGGTATTGTCTGCGACAAGTGCGGCGTGGAAGTGACGCGCGCCTTAGTCCGCCGTGAGCGCATGGGTCACATTGAGCTGGCTGCTCCGGTTTCCCACATCTGGTTCCTGCGCGGCGTGCCGTCCAAGATTGGCCTGTGCTTAGACCTGTCTGTCCAGGATTTGGAAAAGGTCATGTACTTTGCGGCATTTGTGATTACCGCGGTGGACGAACCCCTGCGCGTGGACACGCTGGCGCAAATTGAAGCCGAACTGGAAACCAAGCGAAAGATGATTGAGAGTGAAGCCCAGCGCGTGGCCGCCGACATTCAAGCCAAGAAAGCCCGGGATCTGGAAGCCGCCAAAGCCAATGCTGACAAAATTGCCAAAGCCGAAGCCGCGGCAACGGATGCGCTGGCTGCCAATGCCGCCCGTAAGGCTGAGCGGCAGGATGCCTTGGACAACGCCGCAACCGTGGCGAAGAAAGAGCTGCAGACCCTGCACCCCAAGCAGATTATTTCTGAACAGCAGTACCATGATCTGAGCTTGAAGTACGGCCACGTGTTTGAAGCGGGGATTGGTGCGGAAGCCATTCGGCTCCTGCTCCAGCAAATGCGCTTGGAAGATGTAATTAAAGCCTTGCAGGAAGAGCACGCCACCGGTTCGGAAGCCAAGCAGCGCAAAGCGATTCGTCGCTTGAAAGTCCTGAAGAGCATGCTGGTGAACCAGCTCCGGCCTGAGTGGATGATTCTCACCTCGCTGCCCGTCATTCCACCTGACCTGCGCCCAATGGTGCAGCTGGACGGTGGCCGGTTTGCCGCGTCAGATTTGAACGACCTGTACCGTCGCGTCATCAACCGGAACAACCGCCTGAAGCGCTTGCTGGAACTCAATGCTCCAGAAGTGATTACCCGCAACGAGAAGCGCATGTTGCAAGAAGCAGTGGACGCGCTCATTGATAACGGCGCTCGCCACGGCAAGACCGTGACTGCAGCCACAGGCCAGAAGCGCCAGCTGAAGTCCATTGCGGACATGCTGAAGGGGAAGCAGGGCCGGTTCCGCCAGAACCTGCTGGGCAAACGCGTGGACTACTCTGGCCGCTCGGTCATTGTGGTGGGTTCGCATTTGCACTTGCACCAGTGCGGTCTGCCCAAGCGCATGGCCTTGGAGCTCTTCAAACCTTTTGTTATTGCCCAGCTCATTAAGCGGGAGTACGTGCACAACGTGCGCAGCGCCAACCGCTTCATTGAGAGTGACCGCAGTGAAGTCTGGGACATTCTGGAAGAAATCACCAAGAACTCCCACGTACTGCTGAACCGCGCACCAACCCTGCACCGCTTGGGTATTCAGGCCTTCCAACCCGTGCTCATCGAAGGCAAAGCTATCCAGCTTCACCCTATGGTGTGTACGGCGTTCAACGCTGACTTCGACGGTGACCAAATGGCTGTGCACGTGCCGTTGACCGAAGCTGCGAAGAAGGAAGCTGCTGAGCTCATGCTCTCCACTAAGAACTTGCTGAAACCAGCAACCGGCACGCCGGTGGTCACGCCATCCCAGGACATTGTGCTGGGCTGCTTCTACCTCACCATGTTGCGCCCGCAGGAGAAACCCAAGAATTTCATGTCTCCGGATGAAGCCTACCTGGCTTTTGGGAATGGGCGCATTCCGCTGCAGGAAGAGATTCACGTCCGCATGGGTGCTGAGCGCATTGCCACCACCGTCGGCCGGCTCATTTTCAACGGCGTGATGCCCGAAGGTTGGCCGTACGTGAACCAGCACTTGGATAAGAAGCGCTTGTCCATCATGGTTGGTGAATTCATTCAGAAGGCAGGCATGGAGCGCACGGTCCGCGTCATTGATGAATTGAAGAACCTGGCTTTCACCCACCTGACCAAATCCGGCATTAGCTGGGGCATGGACGATCTCACCATTCCAAAAGAGAAAGCCGAAATTCTGAAGGTTGCGGACGAAAAAGTATTAGAACTCACACAGCACTACGAAATGGGTTTGCTGACGGATGATGAACGGCATAACCGCATTATTGAAGTGTGGGACCAGGCCAAGGGTCAAATTCAGAAAGCCTGTAAGGCAACGTTGGATAGCTTTGGTCCAGTCTTCAGCATGATTGAATCTGGCGCGCGTGGCTCTTGGGGTCAGACCACCCAGATGATGGGTATGAAAGGTTTGGTGACCAACCCAGCCGGTGACATTATTGAACTGCCAGTGCGCGGGAGCTTCAAAGAAGGCTTTGACGTGCTGGAGTACTTCATCTCCACCCACGGTGCGCGTAAGGGTTTGTCTGACACCGCCCTCCGCACGGCCAACGCTGGCTACCTCACCCGTCGTCTCATTGACGTCGCCCAGGACATTGTCATTGCCGAGGACCAGTGTGAAGACGAGGACGGCATGGTGCTGTACAAGGCTGACTCCGATGTGCTGGGTGAAACCGTGGCACAGCGCGCCTTGGGTCGCACCAGCTTGCAACGCGTGTCTGATCCGGAAACACGAAAAGTGATTGTGCAGAAGAACGCCTTGATCACTGAAGACATTCTCCCAGTGCTGGAGAAGCTAGATTTGGCTGAACTCCGCATTCGCTCCGTGCTCACCTGCAAAGCCAAGCGCGGCTTGTGCGCTGCATGCTACGGGTATGACCTGGGGTACAACCGCTTGGTGGCCAAGGGGATTGCCGTGGGGATCATTGCCGCCCAGTCCATTGGTGAACCTGGCACCCAGCTGACCATGCGGACCTTCCACACTGGGGGTGTAGCCGGGCATGACATTACCCAAGGTCTGCCACGCGTGGAAGAACTCTTTGAAGCTCGGCCGGTGAAGAAGCCCGCAATTTTGGCAGGCATCGCCGGAACGCTTTCCATTGCCGAGGGTGAAAAAGGTGAAAAGATTTTGCGGATTCATGGTCGCGGTCAAGCTGCAGACACCTACCCACTGAAGCGCGGCTTCAAAGCCGTGGTGGCGGACGGTGCAACCGTGGAAGCCGGGGCTACCTTGGCAGAATCGAAGGGCAAGGATCCAGTTGTTGCCACGGACGGTGGCATTGTGAAGCTGGGCGGTGCAACCGTGGTGAACATTCACCGGGAGAAGGACACCGTGGAAGAGAGCGTGGTGCTTCCTGGCGATACGATCCTGGTGAAAGATGGTGACTTGGTGAACCCAGGCCAGCAACTCACCGAAGGCAGCTTGGACATCCACCAGCTCTTCCGCCTGCAAGGTGAACGCGCGGTGCAGGACTACCTCATTAAGGAAACCCAGTTCATCTACTCGTCCCAAGGGCAGAAATTGAATGCCAAGCACATTGAAGTCATTGTGCGGCAAATGTTCTCCCGCGTGGCCGTGGCTGACGCTGGTTCCACCGAGCTCATTGCCGGGGAAATTATTGAGCGCAACCAGTTTGACGCCGCCAATGTGAAAGCCACGGCGAAGAATAAGACTTTGGCCAAGGGCGAAGTGCTGCTGTACGGCATCACCAAAGCCTCGCTTTCCATTGATAGCTTCCTCTCCGCCGCGTCCTTCCAAGAAACTGCCCGCGTGCTCATTGACGCCGCAGTTTCCGGGAAGATTGACAAGCTCCGCGGTCTGAAGGAGAACGTCATCATCGGTAAGCTCATCCCCGCTGGAACCGGGTTCCGGCCGGACGATGTTCGCTAA